A window of Onychostoma macrolepis isolate SWU-2019 chromosome 01, ASM1243209v1, whole genome shotgun sequence contains these coding sequences:
- the fam83gb gene encoding protein FAM83G isoform X2 has product MALSQVQCLDDNHVNWRLNESKPEFFYSEDQRLALEALFTKGRDAFEAYVKEHQLRPFLSEPELERLRRSIEDYKPGSEHQKPDGTTEGEDGAVSLQYWPDRSDTSIPNLDLGWPDCNSYRGVTRVNVFTQPPVDGQTTHIKEVVRKAIAQAQKMIAVVMDVFTDVDIFKDLIEVGFKKKVAIYIIIDFAAIQQFLHMCERANMHRGHLNHLRVRCISGAEFFTRSAQKVHGSLSQKFMFVDGDRAVSGSYSFTWTASRFDRNIITVLTGQAVETFDKQFRELYLNSRGVNLTKIPLADPPEPDPAPIVVPPPVPAAVARKLINPKYALLNIDSASKASSDKATAKNSNSKHPMVQIPKPQRELIEEPKKHPGLVGLPKADLTHYLPIWPEPDPPSDVIGFINIRDTSKPTQVHLMRSQMFETSQAIRFKDPFTAPPEEPLPDKASPRRKTTQLSKTETVDANVQSSTQTQPETKSSNAHQDTPANSSHSPSSPIQQEEPQSNPPPQEQQSNPEPTEVKQTLEMPVPKPRTLQLVVNRPEGSGDAEVTLVRRDENQTKDANTDTRDNDADSTAVICAQSLKDKDESSTMSDEYYECTDSDSSDRLPNGRLTGSGRFGDHSTDALNVMARFSQSMLDLRSDDVEQNTAEKNLLNMRNKDKTKH; this is encoded by the exons ATGGCTCTCTCTCAGGTTCAGTGTCTTGATGACAATCATGTGAACTGGCGTCTGAATGAATCCAAACCGGAGTTTTTTTACAGCGAGGATCAGCGGCTCGCGCTTGAAGCGCTGTTTACGAAAGGACGCGACGCGTTTGAAGCCTATGTGAAAGAGCACCAGCTGCGTCCTTTCCTGTCGGAACCCGAACTCGAGCGGTTGCGTCGGAGCATAGAAGATTATAAACCCGGTTCTGAGCATCAAAAACCAGATGGTACGACAGAGGGAGAGGACGGTGCGGTTTCATTGCAGTATTGGCCGGACCGCTCTGATACCTCCATACCGAATCTGGACCTCGGATGGCCAGACTGCAATTCTTACCGCGGAGTGACGCGCGTCAATGTGTTCACGCAACCGCCAGTGGACGGACAGACGACGCATATAAAAGAGGTTGTGAGAAAGGCCATCGCGCAAGCACAGAAG atGATTGCTGTGGTAATGGATGTTTTCACAGATGTTGACATTTTCAAGGATCTAATAGAGGTTGGATTTAAAAAGAAAGTAGCTATATACATTATTATAGATTTTGCAGCTATACAGCAGTTCCTACATATGTGTGAGAGAGCCAATATGCACAGAGGACACCTCAAT CATCTTCGGGTGCGATGCATCAGTGGTGCCGAATTCTTTACACGCTCAGCTCAGAAGGTGCATGGCTCTTTGAGTCAGAAATTCATGTTTGTGGATGGAGACCGTGCTGTGTCCGGCTCATACAG TTTTACATGGACAGCTTCTCGTTTCGACCGCAACATCATTACAGTCCTGACGGGACAGGCTGTTGAAACTTTTGACAAGCAGTTCCGCGAACTATACCTGAACTCTCGTGGGGTCAATCTAACCAAGATCCCTTTGGCGGACCCTCCGGAGCCTGACCCTGCCCCAATCGTTGTTCCTCCCCCTGTTCCTGCAGCTGTTGCAAGAAAACTAATTAACCCCAAATATGCATTGCTTAATATAGATTCAGCAAGCAAAGCCTCTTCAGACAAAGCTACTGCCAAGAACAGTAACTCCAAACATCCTATGGTCCAGATTCCCAAACCTCAACGGGAGTTGATAGAAGAACCGAAAAAGCACCCAGGACTTGTAGGTCTGCCGAAGGCAGATCTCACTCACTACTTGCCCATCTGGCCTGAGCCAGACCCACCCAGTGATGTTATTGGGTTTATTAATATCCGTGATACAAGCAAGCCAACACAGGTACATTTAATGCGCTCGCAAATGTTTGAAACATCTCAAGCAATACGTTTTAAAGACCCTTTCACTGCCCCACCTGAGGAACCGTTACCAGATAAGGCAAGTCCTCGGCGAAAAACAACACAATTGTCTAAAACAGAGACTGTAGATGCAAATGTTCAATCGAGCACCCAAACTCAGCCAGAGACTAAGTCTAGCAATGCCCATCAAGATACACCAGCCAATTCATCCCATTCGCCAAGCTCTCCGATCCAGCAAGAAGAACCCCAATCCAACCCTCCTCCACAAGAGCAGCAGTCCAACCCTGAACCAACAGAAGTCAAACAGACTTTAGAAATGCCTGTGCCCAAGCCACGCACCCTTCAGTTGGTGGTTAACAGACCAGAGGGCTCTGGAGACGCAGAGGTCACTTTAGTCAGAAGGGACGAAAACCAGACAAAGGATGCAAACACGGACACTCGCGACAACGATGCCGACAGCACCGCTGTCATCTGTGCACAATCATTAAAGGATAAAGATGAGAGTTCTACAATGTCAGATGAATACTATGAATGTACTGACTCTGACAGTAGTGACAGACTCCCTAACGGAAGGTTAACGGGTTCTGGTCGTTTTGGAGACCACAGCACTGATGCGCTTAACGTGATGGCCCGTTTCTCTCAATCCATGCTGGACTTGCGATCGGATGATGTCGAACAAAACACTGCTGAGAAAAATCTACTGAACATGCGGAACAAAGATAAAACAAAG CACTAG
- the fam83gb gene encoding protein FAM83G isoform X1, whose translation MALSQVQCLDDNHVNWRLNESKPEFFYSEDQRLALEALFTKGRDAFEAYVKEHQLRPFLSEPELERLRRSIEDYKPGSEHQKPDGTTEGEDGAVSLQYWPDRSDTSIPNLDLGWPDCNSYRGVTRVNVFTQPPVDGQTTHIKEVVRKAIAQAQKMIAVVMDVFTDVDIFKDLIEVGFKKKVAIYIIIDFAAIQQFLHMCERANMHRGHLNHLRVRCISGAEFFTRSAQKVHGSLSQKFMFVDGDRAVSGSYSFTWTASRFDRNIITVLTGQAVETFDKQFRELYLNSRGVNLTKIPLADPPEPDPAPIVVPPPVPAAVARKLINPKYALLNIDSASKASSDKATAKNSNSKHPMVQIPKPQRELIEEPKKHPGLVGLPKADLTHYLPIWPEPDPPSDVIGFINIRDTSKPTQVHLMRSQMFETSQAIRFKDPFTAPPEEPLPDKASPRRKTTQLSKTETVDANVQSSTQTQPETKSSNAHQDTPANSSHSPSSPIQQEEPQSNPPPQEQQSNPEPTEVKQTLEMPVPKPRTLQLVVNRPEGSGDAEVTLVRRDENQTKDANTDTRDNDADSTAVICAQSLKDKDESSTMSDEYYECTDSDSSDRLPNGRLTGSGRFGDHSTDALNVMARFSQSMLDLRSDDVEQNTAEKNLLNMRNKDKTKLYQMVSRSPVRDTYGRAKVVIAKPGVFHRPPKSSGHVIGGHRYWQGKAYADLPSNGSGQQNLNRSGRSPRRQSPAYTIEGLRTGQTHAQRLMHSKSHSPTQRASQTKSPSPRRRVETRMPLGISLSKLASYKLLRGKVPVNASGFALGDKLLTQRHNEN comes from the exons ATGGCTCTCTCTCAGGTTCAGTGTCTTGATGACAATCATGTGAACTGGCGTCTGAATGAATCCAAACCGGAGTTTTTTTACAGCGAGGATCAGCGGCTCGCGCTTGAAGCGCTGTTTACGAAAGGACGCGACGCGTTTGAAGCCTATGTGAAAGAGCACCAGCTGCGTCCTTTCCTGTCGGAACCCGAACTCGAGCGGTTGCGTCGGAGCATAGAAGATTATAAACCCGGTTCTGAGCATCAAAAACCAGATGGTACGACAGAGGGAGAGGACGGTGCGGTTTCATTGCAGTATTGGCCGGACCGCTCTGATACCTCCATACCGAATCTGGACCTCGGATGGCCAGACTGCAATTCTTACCGCGGAGTGACGCGCGTCAATGTGTTCACGCAACCGCCAGTGGACGGACAGACGACGCATATAAAAGAGGTTGTGAGAAAGGCCATCGCGCAAGCACAGAAG atGATTGCTGTGGTAATGGATGTTTTCACAGATGTTGACATTTTCAAGGATCTAATAGAGGTTGGATTTAAAAAGAAAGTAGCTATATACATTATTATAGATTTTGCAGCTATACAGCAGTTCCTACATATGTGTGAGAGAGCCAATATGCACAGAGGACACCTCAAT CATCTTCGGGTGCGATGCATCAGTGGTGCCGAATTCTTTACACGCTCAGCTCAGAAGGTGCATGGCTCTTTGAGTCAGAAATTCATGTTTGTGGATGGAGACCGTGCTGTGTCCGGCTCATACAG TTTTACATGGACAGCTTCTCGTTTCGACCGCAACATCATTACAGTCCTGACGGGACAGGCTGTTGAAACTTTTGACAAGCAGTTCCGCGAACTATACCTGAACTCTCGTGGGGTCAATCTAACCAAGATCCCTTTGGCGGACCCTCCGGAGCCTGACCCTGCCCCAATCGTTGTTCCTCCCCCTGTTCCTGCAGCTGTTGCAAGAAAACTAATTAACCCCAAATATGCATTGCTTAATATAGATTCAGCAAGCAAAGCCTCTTCAGACAAAGCTACTGCCAAGAACAGTAACTCCAAACATCCTATGGTCCAGATTCCCAAACCTCAACGGGAGTTGATAGAAGAACCGAAAAAGCACCCAGGACTTGTAGGTCTGCCGAAGGCAGATCTCACTCACTACTTGCCCATCTGGCCTGAGCCAGACCCACCCAGTGATGTTATTGGGTTTATTAATATCCGTGATACAAGCAAGCCAACACAGGTACATTTAATGCGCTCGCAAATGTTTGAAACATCTCAAGCAATACGTTTTAAAGACCCTTTCACTGCCCCACCTGAGGAACCGTTACCAGATAAGGCAAGTCCTCGGCGAAAAACAACACAATTGTCTAAAACAGAGACTGTAGATGCAAATGTTCAATCGAGCACCCAAACTCAGCCAGAGACTAAGTCTAGCAATGCCCATCAAGATACACCAGCCAATTCATCCCATTCGCCAAGCTCTCCGATCCAGCAAGAAGAACCCCAATCCAACCCTCCTCCACAAGAGCAGCAGTCCAACCCTGAACCAACAGAAGTCAAACAGACTTTAGAAATGCCTGTGCCCAAGCCACGCACCCTTCAGTTGGTGGTTAACAGACCAGAGGGCTCTGGAGACGCAGAGGTCACTTTAGTCAGAAGGGACGAAAACCAGACAAAGGATGCAAACACGGACACTCGCGACAACGATGCCGACAGCACCGCTGTCATCTGTGCACAATCATTAAAGGATAAAGATGAGAGTTCTACAATGTCAGATGAATACTATGAATGTACTGACTCTGACAGTAGTGACAGACTCCCTAACGGAAGGTTAACGGGTTCTGGTCGTTTTGGAGACCACAGCACTGATGCGCTTAACGTGATGGCCCGTTTCTCTCAATCCATGCTGGACTTGCGATCGGATGATGTCGAACAAAACACTGCTGAGAAAAATCTACTGAACATGCGGAACAAAGATAAAACAAAG CTCTACCAGATGGTTTCCAGATCACCTGTTCGAGACACTTATGGCCGGGCCAAAGTGGTGATTGCTAAACCTGGAGTTTTCCATAGACCTCCGAAAAGCAGCGGTCATGTGATCGGGGGCCACAGGTACTGGCAGGGGAAGGCGTATGCTGACCTCCCCTCAAATGGATCAGGCCAGCAAAATCTAAACCGCTCCGGCCGGTCCCCTAGAAGACAAAGCCCCGCCTATACGATAGAAGGACTGCGAACTGGCCAAACACACGCTCAGCGGCTCATGCACTCTAAATCACACTCTCCCACTCAACGGGCTTCTCAAACAAAGTCTCCGTCTCCTCGTAGACGGGTTGAGACTCGTATGCCATTAGGAATCTCTTTATCCAAACTCGCCAGCTACAAACTCCTCAGAGGGAAGGTTCCAGTGAACGCGTCTGGTTTTGCTTTGGGGGATAAATTGTTGACACAGAGGCACAATGAAAATTAA